ccaacattattattttttcagttcAACGAGACATTTGAATACAAATGTCAGGCCTGTGTGTGTGACGAATCCACCAAAACTGTGATCTGTAAGCCTAAGACGTGCCCACCCACTGCTTTACCAAAATGCATCTATCCAGGATTTGTTCTTGTCAACCAAACTGATCCATCAAATCCCTGCTGCAATGTCCATGTTTGCCGTAAGACACAACAATAATGCTGATTACTGTTTGCTGCTCATTAGTGTTTAAATTAGTAATAAACtgagttcttcttctttgtgttaACAGAATGTCAGAGCCATGCTTGTCCAGACATCAACATGAACTGTGATGTTGGCTTTATGCCAAACATCAGTGTTCCAGAGGGAAAATGCTGTCCAGAAAGTACATGTGGTGAGTCTATAAAATCAGTTTGTACATACATGAGGTCCAATGGATAAAGAATCATTTTGAGTgatctttgtttttacataaatgtcAACTTTCTTTCCTAGAACCCAAAAGAGTCTGTGTGCTAAATGATGTTGAATATCAGGTAAGGAATATATGAAATGCATTGAGAAGATAAATATGTACCTTTTAAGATTTAGTCATTGTTAGACTAAAATTTGCAGGCTAACATTGAATTTATGTGGATTTCTCAGCCTGATTCTTCCGTTCCTGGCCAAAAATGTGAGAACTGCTTCTGTTCCTCAAGCTCTTCATCTGGTGGTCTGATGGAAATAAAGTGCGAGAAGCAGCAGTGCAAAGAAACATGCAGAAGGGTGAGGAAGACAATGTAACGTGTATGACACACTCAACTGGCCCTTTATTTTCCAAAGGGCCAGTTGAGAATGAAAAGAATTGCAAATATTAAGGTTTTACTGCAATCAATGTTATTGCATCGACATATATGACTACCTGAATCAGAGCAAGACAACATGATTACGATATTACAGTTGCCATTAAGTAAACACCAAAAGTGTTGTACAGCATTCCAGgacaaattggaaaaaaataagacacaTTCTCCACTAACAGAACAGATTAACAGAAAGGTTTATAACAGCGATTAAAATTTGCAGTTTCAAATGTCTTAAGATTCTCCACTATAGCAGATGAAAATCTAGTTTTTTACATCTGTTTgactacttacggaaagttgtaaaatcctgttttatttatgtaaaaaaaaacttttagcaacatgaactgtttttttaattacatattttgaTGAGTAATTTGCAAGTGCCACGTCAACGAGTCCCTTTGGCAAtctatgaaaaatgtttagactcTCTCTATAGAAACTCATAAGCTCATTAAGGATGGTGgacacattttttaatactaaagaaagaaaacaaaataacccTGATTAATCATAACCTATGCTGTTTTTAGCAGTAATATTGCTATTGCATAATTTTCTGATATTGCGCAGCCTCCTTAAAAGACTGGCATGTGTATCTGTAGCAAAAGTGGCTCTGCAAGCATTAACGTGGGGTTGCAAACAAATGCAGCCTTGACAAATTGtctgatttagaaaataaaatacaaaattatataaaatattcaccACTTTTAGTTGTAAGTTATTTTCCAGCATACACATAGAATATTTGGGGTGATAACAGAAATGTTGAATGGGTGTGAATAAATTTATAAttaactgttattattattattattattattattattattttaccataTGGATGTATTgaattagctttttttctctcagggATTTGAATATAAAAAACCCAACTCAGATGATTGCTGTGGGACGTGTGTGCAGACCCAGTGTGTGTTCATTGTTAATGGCAATGAGACACTCTTAAAGGTAAACCAAATCCTCTCTGTGGGTGTGTATTAATTTCTGTAAGTATAAAACAACTAAGTATGTGGTTATCTGTGTGGTACTTTTCAGGAAGGAGAAACCTGGTCACcaccagaaaataaatgtgaaagtaAGACTTGTGTTAAGAATGGTGAGACTCTTACAGTCACCAATAAGCAAATCATTTGCCCAGCATTCCAAGAGAGCAACTGCAAGAATGTAAGTGCCTGGTTTAATGCATAAACCCACACTGGATCatatacaaagaaaaattaaaactttttgttgttgttttgttttctattcaGGACACAATTCAGACTGCAGCAAATGGCTGCTGCAAAATCTGTGAGtatgattatttttcttgtctttagAGTTAGAGATACTGAAACAAgcacaaaaactgacatttttccttcctctcacATTTTAAAAGGTGTGGAAAAAGAGAAGGCCTGCAGTCTGGTTAGCCGGACAACTCCTATCAACCACAATGGCTGTCGGTCTGAGTTGAATATGCCGTCATGTGAAGGATCATGCGTCACTTTCACTAAGTAAGTATGACAttacttttagttttgtcttcctCTGGATGGTCATCAGATCATTTATTAAGCAGTTGTGAAGTAATGAATGTGCTGATTTTTTCTGTCCTTGATCCTTTCAGATACTCTGACGCAGCGGGTGCTATGGAGCATTCCTGCTCCTGCTGTAAGGAGAGACGCGCCAGCAACCGCACTGTTACCCTGGCATGTAACGATGGTGCGCACGTCCAGTTCACTTATGTGCATGTGGAGGAGTGCGGCTGTGGTCACACAGAGTGCACCACACCTGCTGCACTGCATGTTCGCAGAAAGCGACGCTTCACACTGCAGTGACCCAATCCTCTGTCCTCACATGTGGGATACAGATGTATCTCCAAGAATCatttaattaatcattaaatCTCTAATAAGGTATAGCATACTTTGTGGAGTTCATTTATCAGTTGATTGAATAAAAGCATGCATCTAAGTTTCAGTCTCCTGTCTTTAGTTATTTTGATTGTGGCAGTCATCACATATTCCCCACTTGCTTGCATATATTAATGataatgaaatgtttgaatATTTACAATTTCAGAATAATAACTTCGGTTGTTCTATGAACAATAAAACATATCCTAATCTATATAAAACATTGACCCTTTACAGCCCTGCAAGTATAAGCATGCTTGACAAAGCTTATACTtgtatatactttttttttgggATACAAATGCACCACAAAATGCTAGGGATAAAACAGATCCATCCATGATCTAAGATATTAGCATGacagaaactttccataagAAGGAAAGATAGAAATTATAAATTAGTaagaagctttttttattacataaagtatatatatatatataaccttCTAAGGTTGCCTTAGCTAAGATTAGTGTTCATGAGTCATACATGAACACTAAGCTAAGATTAGTGTtcatgaatatatatatatatatatatatatatatatatatatatatatatatatatatatactgtatatatcactTCTTCTGTCACATTTGACATAGAGAAGATGACATTTTGTCTCATTGCTGTTTCAACAATGTTATTTGGCACTCACTTCAGTGTGTGAACTCCAGTTTTCTAAGAAAACTTTCAAATGTTGTGTTTATCTGACATGATGCTGATGTATTTGCAAATAGACATCACTCAAAGACAAAGAAATCTGAATAAACACAAGACCAAACATTCTCCTCAGGGATTTTGTAATAGGCAGAATAATTGTAGGTTTTCTTAATTCAGCTGCTTAGGTCCTAAACCAGGGGTACCTTAAgtcggtccttgagggccggcatcctgcatgttttagttctctccctgatGCTGGTAataaccttttcagcatgtcaatgttcttcttaggactctaatgagccatcattggatccaggtgcgttaaactaGGGCGAGAACTAAAACACGCAGTCCTAAACCAATACCATACCCATACCATCACTCTCACCTGAAATGCTGAGATATTTcttttacaacatatttaacaaaaaacactaaaattttCTGTCATTGATCCACATAATATTGTCCCAAAAGTCTTGTGGACCATGAAGATGGTTTTTTTAGCCACTTAGAGATCTGACTTTGTGTTTGGTGAGAAGCACTGTTGACCAAAAACAATTAACTTCCCCATGGATCCTACATGATGAGTCTTACTGTTGACTCATGAACACTAATCTTAGCTAAGGCAACCTTAGAAGGTTTTATCTGTTTGTGGAAAATGACTGCATCTGGTTTGCTGAAGTTTCTGTTTAGGAATTGCTTTTTTTGCAGaataatatttctttgtttatttaaccCTTCTGCAATCATAGCTGGATGCTCAGAAACAGTGAGACAGATGTCACAGTCTGACAATGGGGAAATAACAGGGTTGTCCTGTCAACCCGTCAGATCTCAAAAtcacagaaataagaaaaagaaacttgtAAAAGTGCCCACGGTGTCAGTTTGACCCTTTCGAAATGGCAAGGAGAAACAATGCACAGGGTTGAAAAATCCAACAGTGTTAGTTATGGTTAAAAGGGAAAATGcatattaataaacatgaatatttaaactCATTGCAATGTGCAAAACTTAGATGAGACATATGTTCTACAGTACCAGGTAGGTTTATGGTTTAGAACAAGGCCTATGTGCTGTTCTTCAGTTTTGTCTGTACAGTTTTCCAAGTATGAACTGCTCAGAGATCCAACAGTATCCTCTAGTCATAATCCTCCTGTATAAGCTTTCAGAATGTTTAATGTAATTATTCAGTGGGGCAGCACcccaaatgtaacattttgtacACTAATGAAATATCAGCAATGCTCCTTATTGGTTTAGATCGGCGcatgatgtttctttttaagatatttttgctCTGCTTCGTGTTGTCAGATAGGTTGTATTTAGGGGATTTCTTGAATTTTTTGGATTCAGGTTTGGCAAAAATCATGCCTGGGtttcaaaaacattgggttGATCACAATTAATGGAAGTTTTGAGTATGGTAGTTGATAACTCTTACAAATAAGAGTCAGGTTGCTCTAGGTTTATTTTagttggaatgtttttttttcccttaggATATGTAGTCATCATTTGAAAGTTGAACTGTGTGTTTACTCAAGTTAGATGTCTAATTGTGGGAATGAGTctggaaacatgaaacatttaaatatgacaaataagcaaataataaaaaaataaagacagaaagaagtCTGTCAGTTGGCAAGTATTTATTCCATATTTGTACTACTGGAGATCAGTACTACACATAGATTAAGTATTAGCCATCTTTGAAAGCTCACAGCCATTTCTTCTTGGTAGactaaaaaaggaaatgtaaaataaaatgttaaaaacataaaacagcagTTGTTCTTAAAATATTTCGGAATTTGTTAGTTCTGGCACTATATAACTATTTCAAACCAAAATTGTAGTTATTATTGCCAATAAGTTGCATCTATCATGGATATGATATTAAATGGTAAATAGAATGGTCAAACTTTGAGCAAACAAAGCATAATCTTATTTGTATTCTTCAGAAGTGTCTCATATATTtgccagtttaacgttctgccATGCTTGACGTAGAGAAAAAACATCACAGCATTTGTGAAACTAGTCACATAATTtcaaattattgactttaataCGCAATGACCACACAAAAAGGTGGTTCTAAAGTTGCATGGAAATTTAGATGTTTATATAAAGCCTTGACTGTCTGCCTCGCTTTCATCTGCTTTGGGACCACAAGCCCTCAGCAGCAACCATGAAGTGGACGGTGGTGTGGTTgtgtttcttcagtttttctgttgcAATTCAAGCCAAACAGGGTAAGACTTACatattttaagtcttttttttaactgttttaagGACTGCAAAACTTGATATTCTGTTTCTACAACAGTTTGCtataaaaatagaataacatttcttgtttttatcttacGTAGGGAAAATATATcaataatgtatatttttctttttaattttctctttctaGTTCGCAACCATGTCAACAACATCTGCAGCACTTGGGGCAGACAGCACTTTAAGTCCTTTGATGGTGATGTGTACCAGTTTCCTGGCTTGTGTGAGTACAACCTGGCCAAGGACTGCCATGGTTCTGACCCCAAGTTCTCAGTGAACCTTAAAAGGGAGGAAAATGATGGAAACATTGCAATAAGTTACATATTAATAACTATCAATGAAAATGCATTCTTCCTAAACAAGACCCatgtcactgaaaacagccAACTGtaagtataaaaagaaaaattgcatatttttataaaatagaaaaaagtggaaatattttttgtcctttttttaaaatcagagtCAGCCTTCCACATTACAGTAGAGGCGTAAGGGTGGAAGAAAGTGCATTTTacatcagttttcaagcttCAAGAGTTGGCATCACTGTCATGTGGAACCGTGAAGATGCAGTCATGGTAAGAATTACCATAAAGAAACTACTGATATTACACTAAGTGCCTGATCTTTTAAAGGTTTGCGggtacaaaaacaaacctgatctacagacaaaaatgtaaacaggaTTGTGGACCAAAAGCGGAAAATAGCAGGTgcaataaattttgtgtttccCTTCAAGAATATGCAAAACATATCCATCCTTCTTTGGGAGGAGGATATGCAAATATACTAAGTTACCACATGCAATGTGATTTACTAAAGCTGAACCAGATTGGTAGGTACTGTTTTTGAGTCTATATTTAGTATGTTTGGAAAAAAGGTGTAAACTAGAATGCAAAAATGTCTATGGTCACTTAGGCAAGCAGGAGGCAGAGATGCAATGACAGAAGATACTGTTTgccaaatacatttaaataatatttttaaaattctaaaaaatgttctccCGCAATGTACTGTAGATTTTCAGCTGTAGCATCACAAAGTAGTTTCAGCACACCATCACTCTACGGTAGGACATGTATGTGTTCATGCCCTACAGAAGCGTGAAGActatatttttctgaatattcCACAAATTGTGCAGGTAAAAGACGTCTGCGTGAGACAGATTAATGCAACTGCACTACTGataatatttatgcaaataaaccaaaataaaaactccaaaaaaaCTGGACATTAACATCAACCAGAAAAGAATTATAGAGTCAAAGGGATGTTGaaggtaaaacaaataaaaggaaatgtCCTGTACTCAAGAATTCCTCCCCCCTCAAAGTACCTtgtgttaaggaaaaatgattatttttagtgcttaatacagttactcttacgacatgtgtaaaagTTATAttcaatactcttatttggaacagtttttgTCTGAGATGCGGGATGGGGCCAAATAGCAGGCATTCAGACAAGCAGGGGCCTCCCGCTGTCACACagagccataaaattagcattccGATGGGGCAGAGGTACGGGAGTTTGGGGGAAGAGACTTCAGAGGTATCTGCGAAATCTCATCTCAGGACCTTTCGGCGCCAGGGATCCGCCCGTACCAGATAGGGATTAGCACTAAGTGGTCCGCCCTTTTGCTTAGACAAAAACCAGACGGCCCTCCAATCTTTGCCGTAAACCAGGGAGGTTCTTAAGTTTCTCTGAGTCCCTACgggagtttctaattggtcgaagaacggaacgccttaattgaatatattaaattgaagaAACACCCACTCAGTATAAAATTTCGTGTCAGCGCTAAAAATCCAGAGAGCGGCCactattttttgcctttttgtttgtctttgttttgtgtttgtctgtcttccccttgtctgtctttatttttatgagaaaaatgcatatctctgtacctctgcagctttgttaatTGATTCATGCGTTgttttgtatgggattaaactctgtgatctgtgacgtcaacgcgctcTGTTGTGTTTCACTTTCTCCAGCTGCAGCACCGCCCGCTAGGGATCCCGGGCCTTAAGGaagaaagagccaaacgttttgtccaaagttaacgTTAAATTACCTCTTCCTTAATACTTGACAGCTCGTATCATAcggatttattttgtaataaattattattggGGTTGTTGGTTGTCAACTTTAATACAgatgtttgcttatttttaatgacttaaataTTCTCATTATTGTTTTGTATTGCATTGTGaccttatttaaataaaatgcattattagtagtagtagtaatagtagtgtAATTCCTCCAGTATATTGACGTTCTACAGTACTTCTACTTTCTTTCATCCCTACTCCAATCTCAGACACTGTCCATAACGGCAGTATGGCAATAGCATACAGAAAATCCCCATTAAAAGAGAGTGGTGTGCATCACTTTTGCTCCTGGAACCAATTCCAAGCATGCAGCTTTTCTGCTCACACaatttctgtttgttatttGGAATCCTTGTAGATATAACTCTAAGGCCAAATCCTTTACTCACAGTCATTTACTGactaaagaaaataactttccTTGGAGGAGCACAAGCTAATCCTTGCAGAAAGCTGAGTATAATATCTGCATGAAATTCGATGTGATCATTTATTATGCACAGAATACACATTGCTTTAGAATACCAGAGGTATAATGAGTGTTATTTtaagtaacagaaaaaaatatgactgtCCTTTTTTCTATTCTGTGTATTTCAGGTGGAAGTTTCAAAGAACTATAGAAACAAAACCTGTGGACTTTGTGGAGACTTCAATGGTGTTCCTGTCTATGATGAGTTCATTGTCAATGGTATCTTGTTCAATATCTGCATCATCTGCAATACAATGATGCAGATGATAATCTATCTTCTGCATCATCTGTTAATGATCACATTCAGGTCTTATAATATTGTCTTAATTTATCGTCATGATCAGGTTTTAAAATCAGCCCCATTGAATTTGGAAATAGCCATAAAATTCATCTGCCAAATGATGACTGCAAAGACCCCCATGAAGACGTAGACGAATCATGGAagtctggaaatgttttaagttcTTGCAAGAATTTTGTGAGTTTTTCAGCAAGTTTATTTGGTAGAAAACATGGTGTTTTGCTTACAAGtaaaaaatgaatattgtttctgttttctgttgattgtttttctctagCAAACCAGCTGTGAAAAAGCATTTCTCTCCGAATCCTGGAGTTCATGCAATGAACAAATTGACCCTGAAGCTTATATTCATGCATGTGTCATAGACATGTGTGCCTGTAACGACAATACCAGTGACTCCTGTGTTTGCAGCACAATGTCTGAGTTTTCTCGTCAGTGTTCCCACGCAGGCGGACAGCCACCCAACTGGAGATCTAAATTGTGTGGTATGTTTTATGTTGAGCTGTTTTTTCAACAGCTTAATAATTCAATGAATGAAGAACACATCTgacatatttctaaaaaaaaccaacaacacacAAATAGAGAATAATGTttagctttaaataaataaatttcatacAATAagtgattaaaatgtttgaaagattaaagcatttcttaatatttagcaacatacaatattttaattgaGACTGATAAATGATGACTGAATTGTAATTTAGTAATAAGAGCAGTCTGAGATTTGAAAGTCGCAAGTCATttccttgttttatttactgCCTCATAGCATGAATAAATTACCACTTCCCTTTTTTTATACCACCATTTATCTTCACAGGTAAACAGTGTCCCTACAACATGCAGTATGAAGAAAGTGCTTTTCCTTGCATGGATACTTGCAAACATCAGGACACAAGATTAGTGTGTGAGGACCACAAAATAGATGGCTGCTTTTGTCCTTCCGGTTAGTTCTCTTCGCATGTAAAATGTGTACTCTGTCATTGTTAATTCAAAATTATCCAATGAAACTGTTTTTCTCTCAGGAACGGTGTTTGATGATATTTCTGAGAGGGGCTGCATCCCTCTGTCTGAATGTCAGTGCAAGCATGACAAAATCTACAACTCCGGAGAGGTTTACCGTCATGAAAATGCAAACTGGTATGCATGTTTTAAGGTGTCtagagaatttattttttgcattgtgTGTTTATCTGGTTTGTCAAAcagacaattgtttttttttatagtactTGTTCAAAAGGGAGATGGGAATGTGAGAACTTTGAGACACCTGTTGCCACATGTGCAGTTGAGGAAGGTTCACATTTCACAACATTTGATGGTACAGCCTTTACCTTTCATGGAAACTGTCGCTATACCCTGGCCAAGGTGGAAAGCAAGGTAATCCCATAATTCATAATTTactgttgttaaaaaatacagtgTAAGGGTgaacttacaaaaaaataagttgatttCTCTTATTTATGGAGTATATTCATATGTTTCAGGATGGAGCAAGTCCAAATTTTACCATCCGAGCCTTGCTGGAACCATGTGCCCAAGAAAAGTATGACACTTGTTTGAAGGCTTTAAAACTCCATCTGGACGATGATTATGTAAGTTAAACACTAAAATTTTTGAATTCACTTTCTAGATTCACACTGATATTTAAATCTCATTGATGAAACACTGTATTTCTCTAGGTCTTAAAGTTCACATCTGATGGAACTGTTCAGCGTGATCAAAAAACCTTGACTTTGCCGTACTTCTCAGGTAGGTGAGACGATTAAAAAACTCACTTTACCATGCTGTTCTGAGCTTATATCAGGAACTGATCTCTCTGTTCCTTTATTTATAGGGGAAATTAGAATATTTCATGCTTCTTCCATTAACATCTTGCTTTATGCCAAGTTTGGACTACAAATTCAGATCCAACGTTTACCTGTCATGCAAGTCTACATCAGTTTGGAAAATAGctacaaaaataagacaaaaggtAGGTTTGATATTACTTTTGAAGTCACCCAACTTTATTTAAGGATCACTTTTCAAATTACGACTGAAAACTCACTTACACTAACACAGTTTAGAGTCCAAGCATTTGATGTTTCAACCATGTCTTTCAGGTTTATGTGGTACCTTCAACGATGTCTCTAATGACGACATGATGACTCCACAGGGGGTCATTGAAGGATCTCCATTAACTTTCAGTAACTCTTGGAAGGCTAACACACCATGCTCAGATAGAGAGGAAAGACTAAATAATCCCTGTGATCAGAGTTTAATGACTGgtaaagcttttcttttagttGAGCAAGTAACAATATGACTAAAACTTCTTTCAGCATTTTGAAAGTTAATagacatgtgaaaaaaaaacaaatttttttgtatttactcataGAGGATTATGCCAAACACTGGTGCGAAATGCTTCAAAATCCAAATGGTACATTTGCAAACTGTCATTCAGTATTGGATCCTAAAATATACTATCAGGTATATCATATAAGTTCTTTATGGACTTTTACTGCCTTTTTTGGACTGTAATTTACCTAGCgtatttttctttatctgcaGCGTTGCCTTTATTCAACCTGTAACTGTGAAAACAGTGAGGACTGCTTATGTGCTGTCTTGACATCTTATGGTCGAGCTTGTGCAGCAAAGGGGAAGTTTGTGgcagattttcaaaatgtttgtggtaaggtatttttcatttttatgggACTGATGACTATTTGTCAACCAGTGAACTCAATTAGTTAACTCTCATTTGTAAGCCACAAAACAGTCCAGTAACTATCCCCATGTTATccacaaaacagagaaatacaCAAAGAGCTGTCCATCAACTCAGATCTTCACTTACAATCACCAGAGATGCCAGCTGACCTGTAGTTCACTGAGCTCAGGACAGCAGAGCTGCACTTCACATTTCTTGCCAGTGGTTGGCTGTTTCTGCCCTGATGGTCTCTATCTGAATGAAAAAGACACTTGTGTACCCAAAGAAGAATGTTCCTGTTTCCATAAAGGAGAATACATTGAGTCAGGAAAGTCTATCGACATCAATCGTGAGCACTTGTAAGTCAGAAGTAATGTTAAATAATAtccttgatttttatttagcatATTTGTAATAGATGGAGCAttgcatttctttgttttttaattacttttttgtgctattttagTGTGTGCACAAATGGAAGACTTGTTTCCCATTCTCAAAATAACAGCCCCCCAGGTCAGTCATCGAGCTGCTCATATCTATTCTTGCCCACATCTTTCATATTTAGAAGAAAttcatttatgtaaataatttaggCAACTATATGAATATGTAAcatgtttctcctttttcttcagAATGTAAACATCCAA
Above is a window of Xiphophorus hellerii strain 12219 chromosome 2, Xiphophorus_hellerii-4.1, whole genome shotgun sequence DNA encoding:
- the LOC116710516 gene encoding mucin-2 — translated: MKWTVVWLCFFSFSVAIQAKQVRNHVNNICSTWGRQHFKSFDGDVYQFPGLCEYNLAKDCHGSDPKFSVNLKREENDGNIAISYILITINENAFFLNKTHVTENSQLVSLPHYSRGVRVEESAFYISFQASRVGITVMWNREDAVMVEVSKNYRNKTCGLCGDFNGVPVYDEFIVNGFKISPIEFGNSHKIHLPNDDCKDPHEDVDESWKSGNVLSSCKNFQTSCEKAFLSESWSSCNEQIDPEAYIHACVIDMCACNDNTSDSCVCSTMSEFSRQCSHAGGQPPNWRSKLCGKQCPYNMQYEESAFPCMDTCKHQDTRLVCEDHKIDGCFCPSGTVFDDISERGCIPLSECQCKHDKIYNSGEVYRHENANCTCSKGRWECENFETPVATCAVEEGSHFTTFDGTAFTFHGNCRYTLAKVESKDGASPNFTIRALLEPCAQEKYDTCLKALKLHLDDDYVLKFTSDGTVQRDQKTLTLPYFSGEIRIFHASSINILLYAKFGLQIQIQRLPVMQVYISLENSYKNKTKGLCGTFNDVSNDDMMTPQGVIEGSPLTFSNSWKANTPCSDREERLNNPCDQSLMTEDYAKHWCEMLQNPNGTFANCHSVLDPKIYYQRCLYSTCNCENSEDCLCAVLTSYGRACAAKGKFVADFQNVCEKYTKSCPSTQIFTYNHQRCQLTCSSLSSGQQSCTSHFLPVVGCFCPDGLYLNEKDTCVPKEECSCFHKGEYIESGKSIDINREHFVCTNGRLVSHSQNNSPPECKHPKVYFNCSKATPERPGPQCAKTCLNLENVCDPSECESGCMCPANQLDDGNDSCVKNVKECPCQHNSQFYNPGNHIFQDCNRCTCKSGKWDCTKNKCSKSCIIYGSGHHKTFDEEEYEFQGKCSYVAVKNKCSNETVNNIFQVITEDELCGSTGTTCSKTVLIQLGTAEIKLSDGKFEENNLGNNRDIYSIRKQGLYIVVTSKIGLTVIWDRKTFFLIQLDPRFNGKVCGLCGNFDDNRNNDFTTQSGMLVTSPLEFANSWKVGSACPNVEENIDACKKAPHREAWAKLKCSIIIDEFKECHVEVDPHPFYENCVKDTCACDSGGDCECFCSAVAAYAQACNEAEVYVAWRTPDICPIFCDFYNNPNECTWHYSSYPPTHYSPCLNCSQTVLRLEGCYPKCPEEKQWFDEKKQQCVEVCDEIPCFPNTTNTTTTETPTTTTTTTETPTTMV